Proteins found in one Canis lupus baileyi chromosome 18, mCanLup2.hap1, whole genome shotgun sequence genomic segment:
- the ARF5 gene encoding ADP-ribosylation factor 5, whose protein sequence is MGLTVSALFSRIFGKKQMRILMVGLDAAGKTTILYKLKLGEIVTTIPTIGFNVETVEYKNICFTVWDVGGQDKIRPLWRHYFQNTQGLIFVVDSNDRERVQESADELQKMLQEDELRDAVLLVFANKQDMPNAMPVSELTDKLGLQHLRSRTWYVQATCATQGTGLYDGLDWLSHELSKR, encoded by the exons ATGGGCCTCACCGTGTCCGCGCTCTTTTCGCGGATCTTCGGGAAGAAGCAGATGCGGATCCTCATGG TTGGCTTGGATGCAGCTGGCAAGACCACAATTCTGTACAAACTGAAGTTGGGGGAGATTGTCACCACCATCCCCACCATAG GCTTCAATGTGGAAACAGTAGAATACAAGAACATTTGTTTCACAGTCTGGGACGTGGGAGGCCAGGACAAGATTCGGCCTCTGTGGCGGCACTACTTCCAGAACACTCAG GGCCTCATCTTCGTAGTGGACAGTAATGACCGAGAGCGGGTCCAGGAATCTGCTGATGAACTCCAGAAGATG CTGCAGGAGGATGAGCTGCGGGATGCGGTGCTGCTGGTGTTTGCCAACAAGCAGGACATGCCCAACGCCATGCCTGTGAGCGAGCTGACCGACAAGCTGGGGCTGCAGCATTTGCGCAGCCGCACG TGGTATGTTCAGGCCACCTGTGCCACCCAAGGCACAGGCTTGTATGATGGGCTCGACTGGCTGTCCCATGAGCTGTCAAAGCGCTAA